Proteins co-encoded in one Crateriforma spongiae genomic window:
- a CDS encoding leucine-rich repeat domain-containing protein: protein MSMSSTDRFNGGADGPAIRMMLVHKLRRLPVPVGPVIPHNSIFVDACSRFLRWAAATTFASGPMEDIDVLSRLQSRRRKIRAFSLIVLGVGVFLVAGCGRDARKDAPDVGSDDAANTVDSSSEIQRLGGEVHWTKGNERCAVYLNDIAADDLPVVVAATLSLPGVEEVRMTGAQVGDTAALPIAGIPTLRRLRLTDTSITDATIAKVSQQGNLQLLHLHGAPDVTSEGMSAIESLTAMKDLSLSGKNFDDRVLPALTAMGQLKKLRLRGSGVTGDSFEPIATLPVVDLELAETDFGNQGMPWIGQMPKLTKLNLWLCKVDDAGVKALDGMTQLTSLNLDNLPGVTDASIDTIVGLPELTFLHLGKTSVSPEGVARLTKLQKLETLHVTNLDVPDDVMETLREEMPNLKSLVN from the coding sequence ATGTCTATGTCCTCGACTGATCGCTTCAATGGTGGGGCGGACGGTCCGGCGATTCGGATGATGTTGGTGCACAAGCTCCGCCGGTTGCCTGTTCCCGTCGGCCCGGTCATCCCGCACAATAGCATCTTTGTCGACGCTTGCAGCCGATTCCTGCGGTGGGCCGCAGCGACGACCTTTGCATCGGGGCCAATGGAGGACATCGACGTGCTAAGCAGATTGCAATCCCGACGCCGGAAAATCCGAGCGTTTTCCCTGATCGTCTTGGGGGTTGGTGTCTTTTTGGTCGCCGGTTGTGGCCGAGACGCACGCAAAGACGCACCCGACGTTGGTTCGGACGATGCGGCGAACACGGTGGATTCATCATCCGAGATCCAGCGGCTCGGGGGCGAAGTTCATTGGACCAAAGGCAACGAACGGTGTGCGGTGTATTTGAACGACATCGCAGCGGACGATTTGCCCGTGGTCGTTGCGGCCACGCTTTCGCTGCCCGGTGTGGAAGAGGTTCGGATGACCGGGGCACAGGTTGGTGATACGGCGGCACTGCCCATTGCCGGTATCCCGACGCTGCGTCGTCTGCGGCTGACGGATACTTCGATCACCGACGCGACGATTGCCAAGGTGTCTCAACAAGGCAACTTGCAACTGTTGCATTTGCACGGGGCGCCCGACGTGACGTCCGAAGGCATGTCGGCGATCGAATCGTTGACCGCGATGAAAGACCTAAGCTTGTCCGGCAAAAACTTTGACGACCGTGTCTTGCCCGCTCTCACAGCGATGGGCCAACTCAAGAAGTTGCGTCTGCGGGGCAGCGGCGTCACCGGTGACTCCTTTGAACCGATCGCGACTTTGCCGGTGGTCGATTTGGAATTGGCCGAAACCGATTTTGGGAACCAGGGGATGCCTTGGATCGGCCAAATGCCAAAACTGACCAAGCTGAACTTGTGGCTTTGCAAGGTGGACGATGCCGGTGTCAAAGCATTGGATGGAATGACGCAGTTGACCTCGTTGAATTTGGACAACCTTCCCGGCGTCACCGACGCGTCGATCGACACCATCGTTGGGCTTCCCGAATTGACATTTTTGCATCTGGGGAAAACCAGCGTCTCACCTGAGGGCGTGGCCCGGCTGACGAAGCTGCAAAAACTGGAAACCTTGCACGTGACCAACTTGGACGTTCCCGATGACGTAATGGAAACGCTGCGTGAAGAAATGCCGAATTTGAAAAGCCTGGTGAATTGA
- a CDS encoding CPXCG motif-containing cysteine-rich protein has protein sequence MDEDRELNDESTYVCDGCGEEIVIPIDVTEGSRQDYVEDCPVCCRPNHIHVDVRDGEVFVSADAEQDRF, from the coding sequence ATGGACGAAGACCGCGAATTGAACGACGAATCCACCTATGTGTGTGACGGATGTGGCGAAGAGATCGTGATTCCGATCGACGTCACCGAAGGCTCCCGGCAAGATTATGTCGAAGACTGTCCGGTGTGCTGTCGTCCCAATCACATCCATGTCGACGTCCGTGATGGCGAAGTTTTCGTGTCCGCCGACGCCGAACAAGACCGTTTCTGA
- a CDS encoding 2-phosphosulfolactate phosphatase has translation MRISTCLLPSLRSADFSADLAIVIDVLRATTVASTALGNGAGILWTCPGIDASRKLSERIAADTPTPPLLCGERQCHRIAGFDLGNSPAEYGKSVVSGRDLILTTTNGTAAVAAVGDVGQVILGSFVNFSAIRNAMSGHENVLLVCAGTDGEITLEDVLLAGAIIEDAVISDNATVADDAAEIARATWRQQFSAPVCSLAPTDLAGGLRLGRGGRNLVNRGYADDVLRCARIDTCRVVPTRIRFDAGTDGTAFADAPR, from the coding sequence GTGCGCATCAGTACTTGCTTATTGCCGTCGCTGCGGTCGGCCGATTTTTCGGCGGACTTGGCCATCGTGATTGACGTTTTGCGGGCGACCACGGTCGCGTCCACTGCCCTGGGCAATGGCGCCGGAATTTTGTGGACGTGCCCCGGCATCGATGCGTCGCGAAAACTGTCCGAACGAATCGCGGCGGACACTCCGACACCACCGCTGCTGTGCGGTGAACGGCAATGCCACCGGATCGCAGGATTTGATCTGGGCAATTCGCCGGCCGAATATGGAAAGTCGGTCGTGTCCGGACGCGACTTGATTTTGACGACGACCAATGGAACCGCTGCCGTCGCGGCGGTCGGTGATGTGGGCCAAGTGATCCTGGGTTCCTTCGTGAACTTTTCCGCCATCCGGAACGCGATGTCGGGTCATGAAAACGTGTTGCTTGTCTGTGCGGGAACCGACGGCGAGATCACTTTGGAAGACGTCTTGCTGGCGGGCGCAATCATCGAAGATGCCGTCATCAGCGATAACGCGACCGTCGCCGATGATGCCGCCGAAATCGCGCGGGCGACTTGGCGTCAGCAGTTTTCCGCACCCGTCTGTTCGCTGGCACCCACCGACCTGGCCGGTGGCCTGCGACTGGGCCGCGGCGGCCGTAATTTGGTCAATCGCGGCTACGCAGATGATGTTCTGCGATGCGCCCGAATTGACACCTGTCGGGTCGTTCCGACACGAATCCGATTCGACGCCGGAACCGATGGGACCGCGTTTGCCGATGCACCAAGGTAA
- a CDS encoding LptF/LptG family permease: MTRIDRYILVLFLRTVLITFCSLGGVFVVFHAFHSMDELTRRAESSGGWFPTLISSYGPLLLLLFDWTGAIITLMAFLFTAGWLRHTGELTATLAAGVSHGRILRPMVMASAAIIMVQLANRELVLPHFRDSLTMKSKDLDVNAAQPVTSRYDRINGILIDGSSLVATEKRITEPSFLLYGDFDGFGDLLTGTDAVWLAASDKHPDGFLVQDVQRPESVSQVPTVYFDGRPILMTATDQDWLNPDECFVATRIGIDLLQSNSTATKQASVLELVGRVCNPAVHSSDALRVYLHERVVRVPLDMALVLLVLPLVVNRRQQNLFVCIGAAIGIVVFFFGLKTVAGGMAGSGYVLSPAMAAWIPLLVIGPVAYVRYRFVQTV, translated from the coding sequence GTGACACGCATTGATCGCTACATCTTGGTGCTGTTTCTGCGCACCGTATTGATCACGTTTTGTTCGCTGGGTGGCGTTTTTGTGGTGTTTCATGCGTTTCACAGCATGGACGAATTGACGCGACGCGCCGAATCCAGTGGCGGTTGGTTTCCGACGCTGATCAGTTCGTACGGCCCGTTGCTGTTGCTGCTTTTCGACTGGACCGGGGCGATCATCACGTTGATGGCGTTTCTGTTCACGGCCGGTTGGCTGCGGCACACCGGCGAACTGACCGCAACGTTGGCGGCGGGAGTCTCCCACGGCCGAATCTTGCGACCGATGGTGATGGCCAGTGCCGCCATCATCATGGTCCAGTTGGCCAATCGCGAGCTGGTGCTGCCGCATTTTCGCGATAGTCTGACGATGAAATCGAAAGACTTGGACGTCAACGCAGCGCAACCGGTGACGTCGCGTTACGACCGAATCAACGGCATCCTGATCGACGGCAGTTCGCTGGTTGCTACTGAAAAACGCATCACCGAACCCAGCTTTCTGTTGTACGGCGACTTTGACGGCTTTGGCGATCTGTTGACCGGCACCGACGCCGTCTGGTTGGCCGCCAGCGACAAGCACCCCGATGGTTTTCTGGTCCAAGACGTCCAGCGTCCCGAATCTGTTTCGCAAGTCCCCACGGTCTATTTTGACGGACGACCGATTCTGATGACGGCCACTGACCAAGATTGGCTGAATCCCGACGAGTGCTTCGTCGCGACGAGGATCGGCATCGATTTGCTACAGTCCAATTCCACCGCCACCAAACAGGCATCGGTTCTGGAACTGGTCGGTCGTGTTTGCAATCCGGCCGTCCACAGCAGCGACGCGCTGCGGGTCTATCTGCACGAACGGGTCGTCCGTGTCCCCTTGGATATGGCTTTGGTGCTGTTGGTGTTGCCGTTGGTGGTCAATCGTCGTCAACAGAACTTGTTCGTCTGTATCGGGGCGGCAATCGGTATCGTCGTTTTCTTCTTTGGGCTAAAAACGGTGGCCGGCGGAATGGCGGGCAGTGGCTATGTGTTGTCACCCGCGATGGCCGCTTGGATCCCGCTGTTGGTGATCGGTCCGGTCGCGTACGTCCGGTACCGCTTCGTCCAAACGGTTTGA
- a CDS encoding TIGR04283 family arsenosugar biosynthesis glycosyltransferase encodes MKPDEISIVIPALNEADHIAPCIDSALAAGATEIIVSDGGSTDATASIARQSGAGHVIRSLPGRGIQMNSGSVFARGKAILFLHADSRLGNDTLDQICRLDDEWVWGACRQRIESSERIYRWIESGNAARVRWMSMAFGDQAIFVRRNVFKSVGGFSESPLMEDVELSRRLRSRDRPKLIDGPVITSARRWQNRGPVRQTLLNWRIQIAYKLGVAPETLADWYRGK; translated from the coding sequence GTGAAGCCCGACGAAATTTCGATTGTGATCCCCGCACTGAACGAAGCGGATCACATCGCCCCGTGCATTGATTCCGCCTTAGCGGCGGGAGCAACGGAGATCATCGTCAGCGACGGCGGCAGCACCGACGCAACCGCTTCGATCGCGCGACAGTCCGGTGCCGGGCATGTCATCCGTAGCCTTCCTGGACGCGGCATCCAAATGAATTCGGGATCGGTTTTCGCCCGTGGCAAAGCCATCTTGTTCCTGCACGCCGACAGTCGTCTGGGCAACGACACCTTGGACCAGATCTGTCGCTTGGACGACGAATGGGTCTGGGGCGCGTGCCGCCAGAGAATCGAATCTTCCGAACGCATCTATCGCTGGATCGAATCGGGCAACGCGGCAAGAGTCCGCTGGATGTCGATGGCGTTCGGCGACCAAGCCATCTTCGTCCGTCGCAATGTCTTCAAGTCCGTCGGCGGGTTTAGCGAATCACCACTGATGGAAGATGTCGAACTGTCCAGAAGGCTGCGAAGTCGCGACCGACCCAAACTGATTGATGGCCCGGTGATCACCAGCGCACGCCGCTGGCAAAACCGGGGACCGGTCCGCCAGACGCTGCTGAACTGGCGAATCCAGATCGCCTACAAACTGGGTGTTGCACCGGAGACCCTGGCCGATTGGTATCGCGGCAAGTGA
- a CDS encoding FAD-dependent oxidoreductase, translating to MTVRQAFTIALMVICVHPVFAADANQTQGKDQDRPVRVRRDLVIYGGTSAAISAAVQAKRDGLSVVVVSPDKHLGGLTSGGLGWTDTGNKAVIGGIAREFYARVYDHYQTDQAWQWQPRSDYGNRGQGTPAIDGDRRTMWIFEPHVAEAIFDSWVDENQIDVHRDRWLDRDNGVTVVDGRITQFTTLDGSVYQGKMFIDATYEGDLMAAAGVSYHVGRESMDTYGEQWNGIQTGVYHHRHHFKAIDSPIDPYVVPGDPSSGVIAKVSDDPPGEYGAADHRIQAYCFRMCLTDHPDNRVPFAKPDGYDPADYELLGRIYQAGWRDTFRKFDPIPNRKTDTNNHGPMSTDNIGMNYEYPEASYQRRREIIAEHERYQKGWLYFICTDPRVPQTTRDRMNQWGLAADEFQDNGNWPHQIYVREARRMMGEMVMTENHLLKRTETPCSVGMGSYAMDSHNVQRYVDDNGHVQNEGDIGVSTRGPYQIAYQALVPKKAECENLLVPVCVSSSHIAFGSIRMEPVFMILGQSASTAAAIAIDRGVAVQEIPYAELRQKLLDDEQVLETPADVLDAVSDRSQSIPVKSINGLVVDNTKAQTTGSWQSSHSAANHVGYDYLHDGNAGDGKSTATFTITVDDGGEYELRLAYTPHSNRATNVPVLIRWGGNQVVATVNQKESPTLDGCFVSLGKYSLSTRQSVTVRISNQGTDGHVIADAVALVPLVSAKP from the coding sequence ATGACTGTTCGACAAGCTTTCACCATCGCTCTGATGGTGATCTGTGTGCATCCGGTGTTCGCTGCCGATGCAAACCAGACCCAAGGAAAAGACCAAGATAGGCCGGTCCGTGTGCGTCGCGACCTGGTCATTTATGGCGGTACATCAGCGGCGATTTCCGCTGCGGTTCAAGCGAAACGCGATGGCCTGTCGGTCGTCGTCGTATCGCCGGACAAGCACTTGGGTGGATTGACCAGCGGCGGTTTGGGGTGGACCGACACGGGGAACAAAGCGGTCATCGGCGGAATCGCCCGAGAATTTTATGCCCGTGTATACGACCACTATCAAACCGACCAGGCTTGGCAATGGCAGCCACGTTCGGATTACGGAAATCGCGGCCAGGGGACCCCGGCAATCGATGGCGATCGACGCACGATGTGGATCTTTGAACCGCACGTGGCCGAAGCCATCTTTGACAGTTGGGTCGACGAAAACCAGATCGATGTGCACCGCGACCGGTGGCTGGATCGCGATAACGGTGTCACCGTGGTCGACGGACGCATCACACAGTTCACGACGCTTGATGGCAGTGTCTATCAAGGCAAAATGTTCATCGACGCGACCTATGAAGGTGATCTGATGGCGGCCGCCGGTGTCAGCTATCACGTCGGTCGCGAATCCATGGATACGTACGGTGAACAATGGAACGGCATTCAAACCGGCGTCTATCACCACCGCCATCATTTTAAAGCCATCGATTCCCCGATCGATCCCTATGTGGTCCCTGGTGACCCGTCCAGCGGCGTGATCGCCAAAGTCAGCGATGATCCGCCCGGTGAATATGGTGCGGCGGACCACCGGATCCAAGCCTATTGCTTTCGCATGTGTCTGACGGATCATCCCGATAACCGAGTCCCTTTTGCAAAGCCTGACGGTTACGATCCGGCCGATTACGAATTGTTGGGGCGAATCTACCAAGCCGGTTGGAGGGATACGTTTCGGAAATTCGATCCGATTCCCAATCGCAAAACCGACACGAACAACCATGGTCCGATGAGTACCGACAACATCGGCATGAACTACGAATATCCCGAGGCCAGCTACCAGCGACGTCGCGAAATCATCGCCGAACACGAGCGCTATCAGAAAGGTTGGCTGTACTTCATCTGCACCGACCCGCGTGTACCACAGACGACACGCGATCGAATGAACCAATGGGGCTTGGCGGCGGACGAGTTTCAAGACAACGGTAATTGGCCGCATCAGATTTACGTTCGCGAAGCCCGCCGAATGATGGGCGAAATGGTGATGACCGAAAACCATCTGCTGAAGCGAACCGAAACGCCCTGTTCGGTGGGCATGGGCAGTTACGCGATGGATTCACATAACGTCCAGCGGTACGTCGATGACAACGGTCATGTGCAAAACGAAGGCGATATCGGTGTGTCGACACGGGGCCCGTATCAGATCGCCTATCAAGCGTTGGTGCCGAAGAAGGCCGAGTGCGAAAATCTGTTGGTACCCGTCTGTGTGTCCAGCTCGCACATCGCCTTTGGTTCGATTCGTATGGAACCCGTGTTCATGATCCTGGGGCAATCCGCGTCGACCGCCGCCGCCATTGCGATTGATCGCGGCGTCGCCGTTCAAGAAATACCGTACGCGGAATTGCGACAGAAATTGTTGGATGACGAACAAGTGCTGGAAACACCGGCGGATGTCTTGGATGCCGTCTCAGACCGCTCGCAATCGATTCCTGTGAAGTCGATCAATGGCTTGGTCGTTGACAACACGAAAGCACAGACCACGGGCAGTTGGCAATCCAGTCATTCTGCGGCCAACCATGTCGGTTACGACTATCTGCACGATGGGAATGCGGGGGACGGCAAATCAACCGCAACCTTCACGATCACCGTTGACGACGGCGGCGAATACGAGCTGCGTCTGGCATACACACCGCATTCCAATCGTGCGACCAATGTGCCGGTTCTGATTCGATGGGGGGGAAATCAGGTGGTCGCCACCGTCAATCAGAAGGAAAGTCCGACGTTGGATGGCTGTTTCGTTTCCCTGGGCAAATACTCGTTATCGACCAGACAATCCGTCACCGTTCGAATCAGCAATCAGGGGACCGATGGGCATGTCATTGCCGATGCGGTCGCCTTGGTCCCGCTTGTGTCGGCAAAGCCGTAG
- the xerC gene encoding tyrosine recombinase XerC: MQQAITSFLRYLATERNASDLTIKSYREDLFGLLEWLQATTGGTPKPDDLSPQQLRTFQAALTEAGYARATISRKLASLRSFYRFAMREGMATSNPAKPLRNPRRQRKLPHVLSTDEVGRLLLAPPDADPAGLRDRAILETMYSAGLRVSELVGIRDGDIDPHEQIVRVRGKGRKERISPLGSFALRAIDRYARVRVRDPKVEQLGREAPVFVNRFGRNLTTRSVGRMLEKYIGLADLDSRTSPHTLRHSFATHLLDRGADIRSVQELLGHKSLSTTQIYTHVSAAGLRQIYEKAHPRAAG, from the coding sequence ATGCAACAAGCGATCACTTCGTTTCTGCGATACTTGGCCACCGAACGCAACGCGTCCGACTTGACGATCAAGTCGTATCGCGAAGATCTGTTCGGATTGTTGGAATGGTTGCAAGCGACCACCGGCGGCACGCCCAAGCCGGATGATCTTTCGCCACAACAGCTGCGCACGTTCCAGGCGGCTTTGACCGAAGCCGGATACGCACGCGCGACCATTTCCCGAAAGTTGGCATCGCTGCGCAGTTTCTATCGCTTTGCCATGCGTGAAGGGATGGCGACCAGCAATCCCGCCAAGCCGCTGCGTAACCCACGCCGACAGCGAAAGCTGCCACACGTGTTAAGCACCGATGAGGTTGGGCGGCTGTTGTTGGCACCGCCCGATGCCGATCCGGCGGGCCTGAGGGACCGGGCGATTCTGGAAACGATGTACTCCGCAGGGCTTCGCGTCAGCGAACTGGTGGGGATCCGCGACGGTGATATCGACCCACACGAACAGATTGTTCGGGTGCGTGGGAAAGGTCGCAAGGAACGGATCAGTCCGCTAGGGTCTTTCGCACTGCGGGCGATCGATCGTTATGCGCGGGTGCGGGTTCGCGACCCCAAGGTCGAACAACTCGGCCGCGAGGCCCCGGTCTTTGTGAATCGTTTCGGTCGAAACCTGACCACGCGTAGCGTCGGACGAATGTTGGAAAAATACATCGGTCTGGCTGATCTGGATTCACGGACCAGTCCACACACGCTGCGACACAGTTTTGCCACACATTTGCTGGATCGCGGAGCCGATATCCGCAGCGTCCAAGAATTGCTGGGCCATAAAAGCCTGTCGACCACACAGATTTACACGCACGTTAGCGCCGCGGGGCTACGCCAGATTTACGAAAAGGCGCACCCACGCGCCGCAGGCTGA